GCCGCCCTTGCCGATCAGGATCCCCTTCTGGCTGGAGCGCTCCACCAGCACCGTGGCCAGCACGGCGGTCCGAGGGCCGTCGTCGACGATGCGATCGATGCTCACCGCCACCGAGTGGGGCACCTCCTCGCGGGTGTGGTGCAGCACCTGCTCGCGGATCAGCTCCGAGAGCAGCAACTGCTCCGGCTGATCGCTGACCGCGCCGGCGGGGTAGAGGTGGGGGCCCAGGGGCAGCCGGGCGGCGAGGGCCTCCACGAGCTCCCCGGTGCCGGCGCCGGTGGTGGCGCTGCAGGCCAGCAGGGGCCAGTCCAGGGGCGCAGGCCGCTCGCCCCAGGGGGACGTGTCCGGGTCAATGCCCAGCAGGGCGCGGTAGCTGGCGGCGAGCTCCTCGGCGCGGGCGGGATCGACCAGGTCGCTCTTGTTGAGGGCCACCAGCACCGGGGCGCGGCTGTGGCGCAGCAGCTCGACGATGAAGCCGTCGCCCCGGCCCGCCGGCTCGCTGCCATCCACCAGCAGCAGCACCACATCCACTTCGCCAATGGCGCCCCGGGCGCTCTGCACCAGGCGCTCGCCCAGCAGGTGGTGGGGTTTGTGGATTCCCGGGGTGTCCAGCAGCACCAGCTGGGCGCTGGGGGTGGTGAGGATGGCCCGGAGGCGGTTGCGGGTGGTCTGAGCCACGGGGGAGGTGATCGCCACCTTCTCGCCCACCAGCTGGTTGAGCAGGGTGGATTTGCCCACGTTCGGTCGGCCGATCAGGGCCACGAAGCCGGAGCGGAAGCCCTCTGGGCTGCTGGGGAAGGCTTCCGCCGCGAGCTCAGCGGGCGGTGGATCATGGATCTCCATAGCCTTCACACTGCCAGCCCACCGGCCCGATGCCCGATACCAACGCCGCCGATACTCAAGCCGCCGACACAACAGCCCCCGCCTCCGGCTCCCCCGCCACGCCCAGCTTTCCCCAGGCGATGGAGATCGCCGGCCAGTGGTTGGCGCTCTGGGAGGCGGGGGAGCTCAGCGATGAGGTGCTCGCCGATCGGGTGGGGGAGCTGGTGGCCAGCCTCGATGGGGCCCGGGGCTTCTTCGTGGTCGCCCTGGCCGGGGACAGTCCGCTGATGGACCGGCTGCCGGAAACCCTGGTGCTGAGCCTGCGAGGCGCCGGAGACCTGGTGGTGGACCTCACCGCCCGCAACCTGGCGATGAGCACGGCGATGGCGGTGCACCACGGGCGCACGGATGACGGGGACCAGCAGGCGGGATCGAAGCGGGTGCAGATTCGCTGCACGGAGCTGCTGCGGCTGCTGGAGCCTGGGGCGGTGAAGGAGCGACTGGAGCGCCTGCTGGCGGCCACCGCGGGCAGCGGCGACGATGTGGCGTTCCTGGAGCGCTGGGGCTACGACGGCGATCAGAAGGCCGCCATCGCGGCGGCGATCGAAGCGGTGGCCGAGTGATTCCGCGCAGCTTCCAGCCGCCCCCCGGCGCCAGCCCATGAAAAAAGCGCCCCTGGGGGGGCGCCTGGCTTGAGAGCATCTGTGCCTCAGTCGCGGCGGCCGCCGCCGTTGAGGGCGATGATCAGCCGCAGGATGAAGATGAACAGGTTGATGTAGGTCAGGTACATGCCCAGGGCGCCGGCCAGGTACTGGTCGTCGCTGTAGGTGCGGGGCATCGTGTAGAAGTCGACGAAGGCCGCTCCCACAAACAGCACCGTGCCGAAGCCGGCGATCAGCAGCTCCATGCCGCCGCCGCCGAAGCCGGGCACGAAGATGCCGCCCACCACCTGCACCACCATGGCGATCAGCAGGCCGAGAATCCCCAGACCCACCACGGCGCTGAGCGATTGCCCGACGCTGTCGCTCATGCGCCGCCCCAGGAAGGAGGCGATCACGAAGGTGATGCCGGTGGCCAGGGCCGCCACGCCGATGGCGCCGATGCCGGCTGTGCCGATGGCCAGGGCGACGATGCCGCTGAGGGTGAAGCCCGTCAGCAGGCTGTAGAGGGTGAGCAGGGGCAGGGCGGTGGCGCTGTTCCCCTTCATCGCCACGTTCTGGGCCACGAAGAAGAGGATGAAGTTGCCGATCAACGCCACCCAGAACAGGGGCTGAAACAGGGCTGGGCTGGTGGCCAGCAGGGTCAGGCCGCCGGCCACACCGCCGGCGGTGAGCACCATGCCGCCACCCACGTAGGGCAGGGCCTTGTTGACCACATTGGGTCCCACGAGCGCGCTGCTCTGGGCTTCGCGGATCGCTTGCTGAAAATTGCTGCTGGCCGGCATGGCTCACCAGAGGGTTCGAACCTGTCCATCCTGCCAGCGCAGGCCAGGGGGTGGGGTGTGGTTCTCCCTATAGAGCCCGGCTGTGGCGACGGTCCCGTTCGGCGTAGGCCTGCACCAGGCGTTGAACGAGGGGATGGCGCACCACGTCGGCGGCGCTGAGTCGGCAGATCGCCACCCCCTCCACCCCCTTGAGCACCTCGGCCGCCTCGATCAGACCGCAGGGCTGCTGGGGCGGCAGGTCGCTCTGGGTGGGATCGCCGGTGACCACCATGCGCGAGTTCTCCCCCAGGCGGGTGAGCACCATGCGCATCTGGGCCGGCGTGGTGTTCTGGGCCTCATCGAGGATCACGAAGGCATCGGCCAGGGTGCGGCCGCGCATGTAGGCCAGGGGCGCCACCTCGATCACCCCTTTCTCCAGCAGGGCGGCCGTGCGCTCAGTGCCCAGCAGGGTATGGAGGGCGTCATAGAGGGGCCTCAGGTAGGGATCCACTTTCTGCTGCAGATCGCCGGGCAGAAAACCGAGCCGCTCGCCCGCCTCCACCGCCGGCCGGGTGAGCACCAGACGCTCCACCTTGCGCTCCGTGAGCAGCCGCACCGCCTGAACGGTGGCCAGGAAGGTCTTGCCGGTGCCGGCGGGTCCGATCGCCAAGGTGAGGTCGTGGCGTTCCATCGCCTCGACGTAGGCCTTCTGGTTGAGGGTGCGGGGGCGCAGCAGCCGGCCGCTCTGGCTGCGGGCCAGGACCTGTTGGCCCAGCTGTTGGTGCTCCTCGCCGCGGCCGGTGTCCAGGGCGGCGAGGGCGGTCTGCAGGTCGACGGCGCTGACCGCCTGGCCTTCCTGCCAGAGGGGTCGCAGCAACTCCACCAGGGCCGCGGCCCGCTCCAGCTGGGAGGGACGCCCCTGGATCACCAGGTTGAGCCCCCTCAGCACCAGGGTGGCGCCAGTGAGTTCGGCGATGCGGTGCAGGGTGGCGTCCGCCTCACCGGCCAGGGCCAGGGCCGTGCCCCCATCGGGCAGCTCAAGGCAGAAGGAGGAGAGGCCGTCGACCCCAGCCATGGGGGGGCTGATCAGGCTTCCGTGGCGGCCGGTTCGGCTTCGCTTGCGGCGGCGGCAGCGGCTTCAGCGGCTTCAGCGGCTTTGGCTTCGGCAGCTTTGGCTTCAGCCGCAGCAACGGCTTCAGCGGCTTTGGCTGCCGCGGCTTCCTTGACGGCGGCCTTGGCGGCGGCGTCGCGGGCTTCAGCCTGCTTCAGCTTTCCGACCGTTTCGCCATGACGGATGGTTTTCTCCACCAGCCCGGCCTTCTCCAGCAGGGTGCGCACGGTGTCGGTGGGTTGGGCGCCCTGGCCCAGACGCACACGGATCGCCTCGGTATCCAGCCGGGTCTCGTCGGTGCGGGGGTTGTAGTAGCCCAGCTCCTCGAGGGGGCGGCCGTCGCGGCGGGAGGTGCTGTTGGTGGCCACCAGGCGGAAGCTCGCTTCCCGCTTCTTGCCAAACCGCTTCAGGCGGAGCTTGATCATCGTGGCCTTGCCTTGTTTGCTGGAGGAGGAAACGGCGGTGAAATCACGCGCCAATCGTCAACGATACCCTGCGGCCTGACCACCTCAGAGCTGCCCGAAACCCTTGCGTTTCTTGGTCGGTTTGGGGGGCCGCGGCGCGGCGCCGCCCCGGGCCGCGGCCCCCGGCTGGCCTGGGAATCCCCCCATTCCGGGCAGGCCGCCCCCCATGCCGGGGAACCCTCCTGCCATCCCCGGGAAGCCACCGCCCATCCCCGGCAGGCCCCCACCGAGACCGCCACGGCTCATCTGCTGCATGAAGCCGCGCATTTTCTGAAAATCGGCCAGTACCTTGTCCACATCGGCGGGGGTGTGGCCGCTGCCGGCGGCGATGCGGCGCCGCCTGGAGGGCTGGGCCGCCAGCAACTCCGGCTGCTGACGTTCGGCGGCGGTCATCGAGCCGATCATCGCCTCAATCTTCTTGAGCTGGGCCTCCCCCTGCTTGAGCATGCCGTCGTCGATCTTGTTCATGCCGGGGATCATCTTCATCAGGCCCCCGAGTGAGCCCATGCGCTTGATCAGGCGCATCTGTTGAACGAAATCGGAGAAGTCGAAGGTGGCCTCCTGCAGCTTCTGCTGCATCCGCGCCACATCCGCCAGCTCCACCTCCTTGGTGGCCTTCTCCACCAGGGTGAGCACATCGCCCATGCCGAGGATGCGACTGGCCATCCGCTCGGGGTGGAACGGCTGCAGCGCTTCCACCTTCTCGCCGGTGCCGATGAATTTGATCGGCGCGCCGCTCACCTTGCGGATCGAGAGGGCGGCGCCGCCGCGGGAGTCGCCGTCGAGCTTGGTGAGCACCGCCCCGGTGAGCCCCACCTGCTCGTGGAAGGCGCGGGTGAGCTCAGCCGCCTCCTGGCCGATCATCGAATCCACCACCAGCAGCACCTCGTCGGGGGCCACGGCGGTGCGGATCCGCACCATCTCCTCCATCATCGCGGTGTCGATCTGGAGCCGACCGGCGGTGTCCACGATCACCGTGTCGAAGCCCTCCTCGCGGCCCTTGGCCACACCGGCGGCGGCAATCTCCTCGGGCTTGGCGCCCGCGCCGAGGCTGAACACCTCCACGCCGATCTGGCGGCCGAGGCTCTGCAGTTGATCGATGGCGGCGGGCCGGTAGACGTCGGCGGCCACCAGCAGGGCGCGGCGACCCTGTTCCTTGAGGTGAAGGCCCAGTTTGGCGGTGGCGGTGGTCTTGCCAGCCCCCTGGAGGCCCGCCATCAGCACCACCGTGGGGGCCGTCTCAACCTGGGCCAGGGGGGCGTTGGCGCCGCCCATCACCTCCACCAGGGCCCCATGGACGAGCTGGATGAATTTCTGGTCGGGGTTGATGCCGCGCACCACTTCGGCCCCCAGGGCCCGGGCGCGCACGTCGGCGATGAAGTCCTTGACCACCGCGAGGCTGACGTCGGCCTCCAGCAGCGCCCGGCGCACCTCCTTGAGGGCCCCATCCACGTTCGATTCGGTGATCGTGGCCTGGCCCCTGAGGCCTTTGACCGCATCCTCGAAACGTTGGGAGAGCTCATCAAACATGGTCGAAGCGTGGCTACGGGCAGGGGGGATGGGAGTCGGATCAGGCCAGGGGGCGGAAGAAGACCAGCTTCCAGGTCTTGCCGTCGCGGCCGAACACATACCTATTCGATCGGCTGCCCTCGGGGGTCCGCTCCAGCACCTTGCCCTGGCTGTTGCGCAGCTCATCGCTGTAGCGCAGTTCCACCTCCGCTTCGATGCGGTTGGCGGAGCGGCTGGTGATCGTGAAGCGACGCACGCTGGAGTCGATCGCCTGGCTGAGACCGGCCGCTTCATCCTCGCGGCGCTGGCGGTTGAGCCGATCCACCTGGGGAGCGCGCGCGAGCTCATCGAGGGGCAGCTCGGCGCGGCCCCCGGCGAGCACGGCGGCCTTGGCCTTCAGCCAGGCCTCCAGCAGTGCTTGCAATTCCTCAGGGGTGGGCTCCTCGCTCACCAGGGGCAGGGCGGCGGGCAAGGGGGGGGCGGGTTTCGCGCTCGGGGGTGTGGCCAGGGGGGCGGGCTGGCTCAGCGGCGCTGGGCTTGAGCTGGAGGGACTCCTGGTCTCGGGCGTTCCGGCTGCCAGCCGGTGGCGCACCAGGGCCAGGCCACCGGCGGCCACGCCGAGGGCCAGCAGGATCTGGGCGGCGGGGCGGCCCCAGGGGGGAAGCTCTGGCCGGCTGAAGGTCGGCCGCTTGAAGGCGGGCCGGGTGAGGGCCGGCCGCTTCAACGCCGGCAGGCGCAGATCTGGCGGGAACCAGGCGCTGATCGCCTGGAGCGGCCTGCCCCACTGGGGCCACTGCCACTGGGGTAGCTGCCACTGGGGCCATGACGGCCAGTCCAGTTCGTCTTCGACCTCGTCCTCCTCGGCCCCTTGCTCCAGACCATGGGGCACCACGGGAACACCGGTGCCGCTGCCGAGCCCTGAGATGGCGGGCGACCAATCCGCCAGGAGGTTGGGGGCCTCAGCGAAGCTGCCTGCGGCTCCGGCCTCTCCGCTGCGTAGGTGTTTGCGGTCCTCACGCTCGACATAGAGCTGCACGTCTCGATCCGCGAACCAGGCCTCCAGATCCACGTCCACTTCGATGTCGCGGTAGCCCGGCAACACCTCGCGATCGAGCCAGTCGATGCAGTAGGCGCAGAGGCCAGCCAGGGGTTCCTCCCCCTGTTCGGCCGCCCAGCGGCGCAGCTCCTCGTTGGCCCCCTGGGCAAACAGGGTCTGAGCGGTCTCCACCTGGCCCAGCAGCAGCGACAGGCAAGCCAGATAGGGCTCCATGCCGCTCTGGCCACCGGCGGCCAGGCGCTCGCGGGCGGAGGCGATCCGCTCCGGTTTGCGCTGGCTGAAACCGGAGGCGGTGAGGGCGTAGCTGGCCAGGAAACCGGCGGTGGGAGAGGACGGCACCGCCCAGTGGCTGAACAGATCGACCTGCTCCTGCACCGTCAGGAACTGGCGAATCTGCTTGAAGAAAGCCTGGAACTCCCCGGCGTTGAAGTCGGGGTCCCCCTGGCCGTCCAGTCCACCCCGTTGCTGCACCAGCTGTTCCAGGAGTTGCAGGCCTTCCTGGCGCTCGGCCACGGCGGCCAGATCGCGGCTGAGCAGATCGAGGATCCGGTAGGGCAGCAGGGCTGCCAGGCTGCGTTCGATCGCCTGGCGGGAGGCCGGCAACTGGCCCATGCGCTGCAGCAGCTGCAGCCCCAGCTGCAGGGTCTGGGCGGCGGCCTCGTAGCGGCGCTCCTTGCGGTAATCCTCGGCGCTGGCCTGGCAGGCAAGGGCCGCCAGCAGGGTCAGGTCAGCTTCCCGGCTGCTGCCCAGGGCCGGAGCCTGGGGTGGGTTGAGACCGCGGCGGGCGGCTTCGAAGCTTTCCGCCCCCTGGCCCGCCTCCAGCAGCAACAGCAGGCCCGCCACCTCCCTGGAGGGGGGCACCTCCAGTCCCGGCACCAGCGAGGTCTCCGCGACCGACAGGTTGGTGAGTTCGGCCTCGTAGCGGGCGCGTCGCTCCCCATCGCTGAGCAGATCGGCGCTGTTGCGCAGCAGCTCAGCCCTGGCCAGGAGGGTCTCCTGGGTGAAGCCCTGGTCGGGGGGGCGATCGAGCCGCAGCTTCAGGGTGTGCAGCACGGTCTGGGCGTCGGCGGCCGGGCTGACACCGAGAAGGCGGAAATGGTCGATCGGCAGTTCCAACCGCGGGACACCGGTGGCACGCGACTGTAGGCAGCGTCAGTGGTTTTGACTGCCGAATGCGGACGGACCCCGTACAGTCAGCCTCACCCGATCAGCCTCCTCCGCCATGACCCAGGAGATCGTTGCCCCGGTTCAGGTCGGCGGAGTCAGCGCTGCGGAGGGTTCCACCGGGGGCCCTGGCAGCCATGCGGAGCGTCTGGCGGCGCTCTATCCCGCCGGTCCCACCACGGTCAGCCGCGACGACGGGCTGATGCTTTACAGCGACATGACCCTGGGTCGGCGCTTTGAGGACAAGTGCGCCGAGATGTATTACCGGGGCAAGATGTTCGGCTTCGTGCACCTCTACAACGGCCAGGAGGCCGTCAGCACGGGCGTGATCAAGGCGATGAAGGCCCAGCACGACTGGTTCTGCAGCACCTACCGCGACCACGTGCACGCCCTCAGCGCCGGCGTGCCCGCCCGGGAGGTGATGAGTGAGCTGTTCGGCAAGGCAACCGGCTGCAGCAAGGGGCGTGGTGGCTCCATGCACCTGTTCTCCAAAGAGCACCATCTGTTGGGGGGCTATGCCTTCATCGGCGAGGGCATTCCGGTGGCCCTCGGGGCGGCCTTCACCAGCCGCTACAAGCGCGACGCCCTCGGGGATGCCTCCAGCGATGCGGTGACGGCCGCTTTCTTCGGTGATGGCACCTGCAACAACGGTCAGTTCTTCGAGTGCCTGAACATGGCGGCCCTCTGGAAACTGCCGATCCTGTTCGTGGTCGAGAACAACAAGTGGGCGATCGGCATGGCCCACGACCGGGCCACCAGCGATCCGGAGATCTGGCGCAAGGCGGCGGCCTTCGGCATGGCCGGTGAGGAGGTGGATGGGATGGACGTGTTGGCGGTGCGGGCCGCGGCCCAGCGGGCGATCGAGCGGGCCCGCGCCGGTGAGGGCCCCACCGTGCTGGAGTGCCTCACCTATCGCTTCCGCGGCCACTCCCTGGCCGACCCCGATGAACTGCGCAGCGAGGCCGAGAAGGCCTTCTGGGCGGAGCGCGATCCGATCAAGGCACTGGCTGCCCACCTCAAGGAGCACGGCCTGGCCAGCGCCGAGGAGCTCAAGGCGATCGAAAAGGAGATCGATGCCGAAGTGGCCGATGCGGTCAGCTTTGCTTTGGCGGCCCCTGAGCCCGATCCCTCCGAGCTCACCCGCTACATCTGGGCGGAAGACTGACCCACCCCAATCGAAGGGCGATCTAGAGATCGACCCAGCTGGCGATCAAAGATCGACGCTCTGACGGCGGGTGAGGTTGCGCAGTTTGCGCAGGGCCTTGAGCTCCACCTGCCTCACCCGCTCGCGGGACACCTCCAACAGCCGGCCGATCTCGGCCAGGGTGTGGCGCTCCTGGCTTTCGAGCCCGAAACGCAACTCCAGCACCTGCCGCTCCTGGTCGGTCAAAGCAGTGAGCCAGCGCCCCAGTTGCTCATGGTGCATGCCGCGCTCCACCAGATCAAGCGGTTCGCCTTGGCTGTTGTCGGCGATCAGATCCCCGAGAAAACTGCGTCCCTCCTCACCGTTGACCGGGGCATCCAGGCTGGAGGTGGTCAGGGATTGGCGCAGCAGGGAATCGAGTTCCTCGATGGGGATCGCCATCGCTTCGGCGATTTCCTGGCGGCTCGGCATCGCCCCCAACTTGTGGGCCAGATCGAGGCTCACCTTGCGGATGGCGCTGAGCCGTTCGCTCAGGTGCACCGGCAGGCGAATCGTGCGCGACTGACAGGCAATCGCCCGGGTCATGCTCTGGCGGATCCACCAGAAGGCATAGGTGGAGAACTTGTAGCCCCGGGTGGGATCGAACTTTTCGACCGCCCGCTCGAGCCCCAGAGATCCCTCCTGGATGAGATCAAGAAGTTCAAGGCCTTTGCCCTGATACTTCTTCGCCACGCTCACCACCAGACGAAGGTTGGCCTTCATCATTCGATCCTTGGAGCGCCGCCCCACCTTGATCGTCTTTTTCTGTTGATCACTGAGCAGCTCGAGGTTCCCCTCTTCGATCAGGCGCATCATCGTTTGCACCTGATTGCCGAGTTCGATTTCTTCGGCCGGGGTCAACAGCGGTACACGGCCGATCGTCGCCAGATACCAGCTGATCGGGTCACTGCCTCTCCGGCGGCTGCCACTGGCCTGGAGGCTGGAGGTTGTCATGAACCCTGGGCCTTTCGATGCAATGAATCTCGTATGAACTTGCGGTTCGCGGCTGTCATGTCAATAACCCTTCAGCTTTATACGTGTAAAACCACACATTTTTTGTGCGGGGCGCCGCGGGCGGCGGCCATGGTGAGACGCCCGTCAGCCGTGGGAGCTTGCCTCGGCACCGATGCGCCCCAGCGCCGCGGCAACGGCCATCGGCGTCGCCGCCCCTGCTCCCCCCTCCCGGGCGCTCTGGAGCCCGGCCTGGGCATGGTCGAGGGCCATCGCCGCCAGCAGGGCGCTCAAGGTTTCCACGGCTGTCTGGCCACCGGTGGCTCCGTCGCCTGCGATCGCCATGGCCCCGCGTCCGGCCGCGTAGCCAGCGAGCACATCCCCCAGGCCGGCGCGGGCGCAGGCGGGCTCAGCCTCGATCAACTGCCAGCGCTGCCCCTGGGGGCTGGCCACCACCGTGCGTGCCCCCTTGAGCAACACCGTGGCGCCACTGGCGGCGGCGGCGGCGGCGGCGGCCTCCAGGGGCGGCAGCCCGGCCAGCCCGGGAAACAGCCTGGCGAATTCGCCCCCGTGGGGGGTGAGCCAGGTGGGGCCTGAGCGGCCCTGGAGCCAGAGCAGGGCAACCTCGCTGGGCCGGCGGGCCAGCCGATTGAGGCCATCGGCATCGAGTACCAGCAGGCCGGTGAAGCCCTGAAGCGCCCGCCAGGCCCCCTGCTCCGATTCCGCCTCTTCCCCGGGCCTTCCCTCGCCTGCAGCGATCGCTCCGATCCCCGGCCCGAGCAGCACCGCATCGAGCCGCTCCAGAGCACCGGGCTCCCCCAGGGCCCCGATGTGCAGGCTGCCGTCGCGATCGCAGGTCAGGGCGCGTTCCACCACCACATGGGGCTGCACGGCCCAGAGCCCCCTGGCTATCACCTCGGGCAAGGCGGCCCGGAGGCTGCCGCAACCGCTGGCACTGG
The DNA window shown above is from Cyanobium sp. ATX 6F1 and carries:
- the era gene encoding GTPase Era, which produces MEIHDPPPAELAAEAFPSSPEGFRSGFVALIGRPNVGKSTLLNQLVGEKVAITSPVAQTTRNRLRAILTTPSAQLVLLDTPGIHKPHHLLGERLVQSARGAIGEVDVVLLLVDGSEPAGRGDGFIVELLRHSRAPVLVALNKSDLVDPARAEELAASYRALLGIDPDTSPWGERPAPLDWPLLACSATTGAGTGELVEALAARLPLGPHLYPAGAVSDQPEQLLLSELIREQVLHHTREEVPHSVAVSIDRIVDDGPRTAVLATVLVERSSQKGILIGKGGTMLKTIGSGARLQMQKVFDGPVYLELFVKVVPNWRRNPSKLAELGYRGDG
- a CDS encoding Bax inhibitor-1 family protein → MPASSNFQQAIREAQSSALVGPNVVNKALPYVGGGMVLTAGGVAGGLTLLATSPALFQPLFWVALIGNFILFFVAQNVAMKGNSATALPLLTLYSLLTGFTLSGIVALAIGTAGIGAIGVAALATGITFVIASFLGRRMSDSVGQSLSAVVGLGILGLLIAMVVQVVGGIFVPGFGGGGMELLIAGFGTVLFVGAAFVDFYTMPRTYSDDQYLAGALGMYLTYINLFIFILRLIIALNGGGRRD
- a CDS encoding PhoH family protein; the encoded protein is MAGVDGLSSFCLELPDGGTALALAGEADATLHRIAELTGATLVLRGLNLVIQGRPSQLERAAALVELLRPLWQEGQAVSAVDLQTALAALDTGRGEEHQQLGQQVLARSQSGRLLRPRTLNQKAYVEAMERHDLTLAIGPAGTGKTFLATVQAVRLLTERKVERLVLTRPAVEAGERLGFLPGDLQQKVDPYLRPLYDALHTLLGTERTAALLEKGVIEVAPLAYMRGRTLADAFVILDEAQNTTPAQMRMVLTRLGENSRMVVTGDPTQSDLPPQQPCGLIEAAEVLKGVEGVAICRLSAADVVRHPLVQRLVQAYAERDRRHSRAL
- the rpsP gene encoding 30S ribosomal protein S16 is translated as MIKLRLKRFGKKREASFRLVATNSTSRRDGRPLEELGYYNPRTDETRLDTEAIRVRLGQGAQPTDTVRTLLEKAGLVEKTIRHGETVGKLKQAEARDAAAKAAVKEAAAAKAAEAVAAAEAKAAEAKAAEAAEAAAAAASEAEPAATEA
- the ffh gene encoding signal recognition particle protein, whose translation is MFDELSQRFEDAVKGLRGQATITESNVDGALKEVRRALLEADVSLAVVKDFIADVRARALGAEVVRGINPDQKFIQLVHGALVEVMGGANAPLAQVETAPTVVLMAGLQGAGKTTATAKLGLHLKEQGRRALLVAADVYRPAAIDQLQSLGRQIGVEVFSLGAGAKPEEIAAAGVAKGREEGFDTVIVDTAGRLQIDTAMMEEMVRIRTAVAPDEVLLVVDSMIGQEAAELTRAFHEQVGLTGAVLTKLDGDSRGGAALSIRKVSGAPIKFIGTGEKVEALQPFHPERMASRILGMGDVLTLVEKATKEVELADVARMQQKLQEATFDFSDFVQQMRLIKRMGSLGGLMKMIPGMNKIDDGMLKQGEAQLKKIEAMIGSMTAAERQQPELLAAQPSRRRRIAAGSGHTPADVDKVLADFQKMRGFMQQMSRGGLGGGLPGMGGGFPGMAGGFPGMGGGLPGMGGFPGQPGAAARGGAAPRPPKPTKKRKGFGQL
- a CDS encoding IMS domain-containing protein; this translates as MELPIDHFRLLGVSPAADAQTVLHTLKLRLDRPPDQGFTQETLLARAELLRNSADLLSDGERRARYEAELTNLSVAETSLVPGLEVPPSREVAGLLLLLEAGQGAESFEAARRGLNPPQAPALGSSREADLTLLAALACQASAEDYRKERRYEAAAQTLQLGLQLLQRMGQLPASRQAIERSLAALLPYRILDLLSRDLAAVAERQEGLQLLEQLVQQRGGLDGQGDPDFNAGEFQAFFKQIRQFLTVQEQVDLFSHWAVPSSPTAGFLASYALTASGFSQRKPERIASARERLAAGGQSGMEPYLACLSLLLGQVETAQTLFAQGANEELRRWAAEQGEEPLAGLCAYCIDWLDREVLPGYRDIEVDVDLEAWFADRDVQLYVEREDRKHLRSGEAGAAGSFAEAPNLLADWSPAISGLGSGTGVPVVPHGLEQGAEEDEVEDELDWPSWPQWQLPQWQWPQWGRPLQAISAWFPPDLRLPALKRPALTRPAFKRPTFSRPELPPWGRPAAQILLALGVAAGGLALVRHRLAAGTPETRSPSSSSPAPLSQPAPLATPPSAKPAPPLPAALPLVSEEPTPEELQALLEAWLKAKAAVLAGGRAELPLDELARAPQVDRLNRQRREDEAAGLSQAIDSSVRRFTITSRSANRIEAEVELRYSDELRNSQGKVLERTPEGSRSNRYVFGRDGKTWKLVFFRPLA
- the pdhA gene encoding pyruvate dehydrogenase (acetyl-transferring) E1 component subunit alpha; translation: MTQEIVAPVQVGGVSAAEGSTGGPGSHAERLAALYPAGPTTVSRDDGLMLYSDMTLGRRFEDKCAEMYYRGKMFGFVHLYNGQEAVSTGVIKAMKAQHDWFCSTYRDHVHALSAGVPAREVMSELFGKATGCSKGRGGSMHLFSKEHHLLGGYAFIGEGIPVALGAAFTSRYKRDALGDASSDAVTAAFFGDGTCNNGQFFECLNMAALWKLPILFVVENNKWAIGMAHDRATSDPEIWRKAAAFGMAGEEVDGMDVLAVRAAAQRAIERARAGEGPTVLECLTYRFRGHSLADPDELRSEAEKAFWAERDPIKALAAHLKEHGLASAEELKAIEKEIDAEVADAVSFALAAPEPDPSELTRYIWAED
- a CDS encoding sigma-70 family RNA polymerase sigma factor, translated to MTTSSLQASGSRRRGSDPISWYLATIGRVPLLTPAEEIELGNQVQTMMRLIEEGNLELLSDQQKKTIKVGRRSKDRMMKANLRLVVSVAKKYQGKGLELLDLIQEGSLGLERAVEKFDPTRGYKFSTYAFWWIRQSMTRAIACQSRTIRLPVHLSERLSAIRKVSLDLAHKLGAMPSRQEIAEAMAIPIEELDSLLRQSLTTSSLDAPVNGEEGRSFLGDLIADNSQGEPLDLVERGMHHEQLGRWLTALTDQERQVLELRFGLESQERHTLAEIGRLLEVSRERVRQVELKALRKLRNLTRRQSVDL